One window of the Rufibacter radiotolerans genome contains the following:
- a CDS encoding DUF5687 family protein translates to MIRLLLSHQWKESTRSSVWQKNLAINLVLGFFILLLLSYVVLLSLFLDKILEAGWPDEDPVELVNRVLLYYFLFDLGFRFLMQELPVLGIQPYLHLPVGKSKLVHFVLWKSLSSLFNFLPLLLFIPFALKLLPEVYGLGGAWSWVAGLFLLTLVNNYLTLYFKRQLVEKPFVTGGFLLAVVALAAINYLGYISLGAASGAFFNALGTNAVWVLVPLVLLVAVYLLNYRFLVAHTYPEEMRIRKAAKVGDSSEIGFLQRFGELGTLIGLELKLIMRHKRPKSTILMAVLFMAYGFLFYTNKIYTNGFAMLIFPGIFMTGFMMLSYGQFVPGWQSAHFDALLTKRLSPYTFYLGKFWMFVPACTVAYLVTLLYGLMPAAGGKIMLINTACFLYNIGINTFVVLYLSTYNKKRIDLSKSASFNWQGVGASQFIMMLPAMLLPILLYFAFSLLGNPWWGIAALAVAGLLGFLFHKQLLGVVVKRFQQEKYTIAAGYRQI, encoded by the coding sequence ATGATCAGATTACTGCTCTCGCACCAATGGAAAGAATCCACCCGGTCATCGGTGTGGCAGAAGAACCTGGCCATTAACCTGGTTCTGGGGTTTTTCATACTGCTGCTGCTGTCCTATGTGGTGCTCCTCAGCCTGTTCCTGGACAAGATTCTGGAGGCCGGCTGGCCCGATGAGGACCCGGTGGAATTAGTGAACAGGGTGCTGCTTTATTATTTCCTTTTTGACCTGGGCTTCAGGTTTCTGATGCAGGAACTGCCGGTGCTGGGCATTCAGCCGTATCTGCACCTGCCAGTGGGTAAAAGCAAGCTAGTGCATTTTGTGCTCTGGAAATCCCTCTCCAGCCTGTTCAATTTCCTGCCGCTGCTGTTGTTCATTCCCTTCGCCCTGAAACTGTTGCCTGAGGTATACGGGCTGGGTGGCGCCTGGAGTTGGGTGGCGGGCCTTTTCCTGCTCACGCTGGTCAACAACTACTTAACACTGTATTTCAAACGCCAATTGGTGGAAAAGCCCTTTGTGACGGGTGGTTTCCTGCTGGCCGTAGTGGCCTTGGCTGCCATTAATTACCTGGGTTATATCTCATTGGGAGCGGCCTCCGGGGCATTTTTCAATGCCTTAGGCACCAACGCGGTATGGGTACTGGTGCCCTTGGTTCTGCTGGTGGCCGTGTATCTGCTCAACTACCGGTTCCTGGTGGCACACACGTACCCAGAGGAAATGCGCATTAGAAAAGCCGCTAAAGTGGGTGATTCCTCTGAGATTGGGTTCCTGCAGCGGTTTGGGGAGTTAGGCACTTTGATTGGACTGGAGCTGAAGCTGATCATGCGCCATAAACGGCCCAAATCCACCATCCTCATGGCGGTTCTCTTCATGGCGTACGGCTTCCTTTTTTACACTAACAAAATCTACACAAACGGCTTTGCCATGCTCATTTTCCCAGGCATTTTCATGACGGGGTTCATGATGCTGAGCTACGGACAGTTTGTGCCGGGCTGGCAAAGTGCCCATTTTGATGCCCTGCTCACCAAGCGCCTGAGCCCCTATACGTTCTATCTGGGCAAGTTCTGGATGTTTGTGCCCGCCTGCACCGTGGCCTATCTGGTGACGCTGTTGTACGGCTTAATGCCTGCTGCTGGCGGCAAGATCATGTTGATAAACACGGCCTGCTTTCTGTACAACATTGGCATTAACACCTTTGTGGTGCTGTACCTGAGCACCTACAACAAGAAACGGATTGACCTGAGCAAAAGCGCCTCTTTCAATTGGCAGGGCGTGGGGGCCTCACAGTTCATCATGATGCTGCCTGCCATGTTACTGCCCATCCTCCTTTATTTCGCCTTCTCCTTATTAGGTAACCCCTGGTGGGGCATAGCGGCGCTAGCCGTGGCGGGTCTTCTGGGTTTCCTGTTTCATAAGCAGTTGCTGGGCGTGGTAGTAAAGCGTTTCCAGCAGGAGAAATACACCATTGCCGCCGGCTACCGGCAGATATAG
- a CDS encoding RNA polymerase sigma factor, producing MENPALRAEFIKLIAQDQALIHKVCSMYCRDPEERKDLFQEIVLQLWKSYPTFKHESKVSTWMYRVALNTAVSSFRKESRRPHHGSLSETDLQIPAAPDTSAEYELKIKYLYAAIDQLSQVEKAIVMLYLEDKTYDEMAEIIGITKSNVGVKLNRIKAKLEKLLTPVYDEIR from the coding sequence GTGGAGAACCCGGCCCTTCGTGCAGAATTCATTAAGCTCATTGCCCAGGATCAGGCCCTGATCCATAAGGTGTGCAGCATGTACTGCCGGGACCCTGAGGAGCGGAAAGATCTCTTTCAGGAAATTGTGCTGCAACTTTGGAAGTCCTATCCCACGTTTAAGCACGAGTCTAAAGTAAGCACTTGGATGTACCGGGTGGCCCTGAACACGGCGGTCTCCAGTTTCCGGAAGGAAAGCCGACGGCCGCACCATGGGTCCTTGTCTGAGACAGACCTGCAGATTCCGGCCGCGCCGGATACCTCCGCTGAGTATGAATTGAAAATAAAGTACCTCTACGCCGCCATTGACCAACTCTCTCAGGTAGAGAAAGCCATTGTCATGCTGTACTTAGAGGATAAAACCTATGATGAGATGGCCGAGATTATCGGTATCACCAAGTCTAATGTGGGAGTGAAGCTTAATAGAATAAAAGCCAAACTAGAGAAGTTGTTAACGCCGGTGTATGATGAAATTAGATAG
- a CDS encoding Glu/Leu/Phe/Val family dehydrogenase: MSQKISPGREFLDSVHYYYDQAAQHSKLHPGILSQIKICNSVYKVNFPVEVDGQVQVFEGIRAQHSQHKLPTKGGIRYSIHVDEDEVVALASLMTFKCAVVDVPFGGAKGGVKINPRTSSVETLERVTRRFASELIKKNLIGPAVDVPAPDYGTSSREMAWIADTYHTFKFGETNALGCVTGKPVGQGGIRGRAEATGLGIFFGLREALHDGAVLQPLNLSSGVAGKRIIIQGIGNVGYHAGKFLQGDGAIIIGVAEREGGIFNPDGLDIDSIFQYRKENNSFEGYQGGAFIPNSSEMLEYDCDVLLPAALENVIHEENAPRLKAKIVAEGANGPITQEAERILHARGVIILPDLYLNAGGVTVSYFEWLKNLSNVRFGRMGKRAEEASLKRLVNTIEKTTGKSLSAEEKLLIIHGADERDLVYSGLEDTMITAYQEMREVTHQIKGITDLRTAGFYAAIEKIGVSYQSLGIFP; encoded by the coding sequence ATGAGCCAAAAGATTTCCCCGGGAAGAGAGTTCCTGGACAGCGTGCATTACTACTATGACCAGGCCGCCCAACACTCCAAGCTTCATCCTGGCATTTTATCGCAGATCAAGATCTGCAACAGTGTGTACAAGGTAAACTTTCCGGTGGAGGTGGACGGGCAGGTACAGGTGTTTGAGGGAATACGGGCCCAGCACAGCCAACACAAACTGCCCACCAAGGGCGGGATCAGGTATAGCATTCACGTAGACGAAGATGAGGTGGTGGCCCTGGCCAGCCTGATGACGTTTAAATGCGCCGTGGTAGACGTGCCCTTCGGGGGCGCCAAGGGCGGTGTGAAGATAAACCCCAGAACCTCTTCCGTAGAGACGCTGGAACGGGTAACCCGCCGCTTTGCCTCAGAGTTGATCAAAAAGAACCTCATCGGCCCGGCCGTAGACGTGCCTGCCCCAGATTACGGGACCAGCAGCCGTGAAATGGCCTGGATAGCCGATACCTACCATACCTTCAAATTTGGCGAGACCAACGCCTTAGGCTGCGTGACCGGGAAACCGGTGGGCCAGGGCGGGATCAGGGGCCGCGCCGAGGCCACCGGTCTGGGCATCTTCTTCGGGTTGCGCGAGGCCCTGCATGACGGGGCGGTATTGCAGCCTTTGAATCTTTCCAGCGGCGTGGCTGGCAAGCGTATCATTATCCAGGGGATAGGAAACGTGGGGTACCATGCCGGTAAATTCCTACAGGGCGATGGCGCCATCATCATTGGCGTGGCTGAGCGGGAAGGCGGAATCTTTAACCCAGACGGGCTGGATATTGACAGCATCTTCCAGTACCGCAAAGAAAACAACTCTTTTGAGGGGTACCAGGGAGGCGCCTTCATCCCTAATTCCAGTGAAATGCTGGAGTATGACTGTGATGTGCTGTTACCGGCCGCCCTGGAGAACGTAATCCATGAGGAGAACGCGCCGCGCCTGAAAGCCAAGATCGTGGCCGAAGGCGCCAACGGACCTATCACCCAGGAGGCCGAACGCATTCTGCACGCCCGCGGGGTCATCATTCTCCCAGATTTGTACCTGAACGCCGGCGGGGTAACGGTTTCCTACTTTGAGTGGCTCAAGAACCTGTCTAACGTTCGCTTCGGGCGTATGGGCAAGCGGGCCGAAGAAGCCAGCCTGAAACGCCTGGTGAACACCATTGAGAAAACCACCGGCAAAAGCCTTAGCGCCGAGGAAAAACTCCTCATCATTCACGGCGCCGATGAGCGGGACCTTGTCTACTCCGGCCTGGAAGACACCATGATTACCGCCTACCAGGAAATGCGCGAAGTCACCCACCAGATCAAAGGCATCACAGACCTGCGCACCGCCGGTTTTTATGCCGCTATTGAGAAGATAGGCGTGAGTTACCAGTCATTGGGTATCTTTCCGTAA